In a single window of the Littorina saxatilis isolate snail1 linkage group LG3, US_GU_Lsax_2.0, whole genome shotgun sequence genome:
- the LOC138962719 gene encoding uncharacterized protein: protein MADHEENSETSSVSSLELSCYSSDFEVLNEHDLQPYQFEPELSDAEVEETPDRDDFSESLDRLMSTNWCQCANCAGMGSIRECRCCQEIPEMESLTVSTGVGCITDHPGFRSVCLDHYVLETCYHWYNQQYGRAIQDANEQYRYVAYRMLVRWVWKWLGETSGSPYQLVRLQELENSFLVQMGSTWVIGTHDLPITGRTPYH from the exons ATGGCAGACCATGAAGAAAACAGTGAAACAAGCAGCGTTTCTTCACTGGAACTATCGTGCTACAGTAGTGATTTTGAGGTTTTGAATGAACACGATCTTCAACCATACCAGTTTGAACCTGAGCTGTCCGATGCTGAGGTTGAGGAAACACCCGACAGAGACGATTTTAGCGAGTCTCTCGATCGTTTGATGTCCACCAACTG gtgtcagTGCGCAAACTGTGCAGGCATGGGCTCAATCCGAGAATGCCGCTGTTGTCAAGAAATTCCAGAAATGGAATCACTGACAGTAAGCACAGGGGTGGGCTGCATCACTGACCACCCTGGCTTCAGATCAGTGTGCTTGGACCACTATGTCTTGGAGACATGCTATCACTGGTACAACCAGCAGTATGGGAGGGCTATACAGGATGCTAATGA gCAGTATCGGTATGTAGCTTACCGCATGCTTGTGCGGTGGGTCTGGAAATGGCTGGGAGAGACATCAGGGTCACCTTACCAGCTTGTGCGGTTGCAAGAATTAGAGAACAGTTTCCTAGTGCAGATGGGCAGTACGTGGGTTATAGggacccacgacctcccgatcacagggcggacgccttaccactag